The Methylacidimicrobium sp. B4 genome contains a region encoding:
- a CDS encoding glycosyltransferase — MKSRAVLVLGMHRCGTSALTRCLGLLGVELGSELIEPAADNPTGFWEDGRFLSINQRLTQLLGEEGRWWEYLLPPEVPLSSSGVRSLIAEAVEEIERRFAPFPLWALKDPRTLRVLPFWEEVLHQAGVGGEVVLAVRHPLACAHSLLRRDGIPEDRSLLLWTSQYLAHWPRLAARPFLAVDYDRVLEEPERELRRLCGRLGLPWSKAALAEARTFLQPELRHSRFVLRDLRERPDVPPLVVETFEALEELCVHPEAKTASARMAALHAEFGRMVPLLRTLDGEMSVARRSRQELSAVRGLVEARDRELAQLHEERTEAGSWRWLDRLRGERSFRGCPKPRWAPPLALRQRNGERRSAAQEVAHGDAGGRREIASGGALLGLLPWHPLAAERPLFRSGLSSWTEHIPFAFWLVAALRPKVVVEVGTTSGDSYLAFCQAIEALSLPARAHAVDASNEEEGRCGGGCDEELKRCHDERYGRFSRLLWIQSDGAVSFFSEGSIDLLHLAGCPRYEVMREEFSRWRPKVSRGGVVLLPGVTEWRNGCGVWRLWNELREVYPSFLFPHAGGLGVLRIGPEAPEAIRRLVTLSGSRAARVRRCFEQLGKEVASGSAGGAEPRERGRGSLEPKSPRDETLAEPALILEAIRRDPAWRLLRGMRMLSRRSGELLTRAHALAHDLADEGLPSSSRWQALAALEPAVKSLASSRSFRIFADLATTSRRFVRGDREGVAAQLRDALRMSFPVLLPAAGAGEVLPWRDSLGFPLGVGGEKGAVLERYRAALDGFLQRGDRLALPLAAEPEISIVLVLFNQAELTYACLRSLAIHLALPVEVILVDNASTDRTGELLQRVKGVRLLRNGENLHFLRAANQGAAAARGRLLLFLNNDAQILPETVEAAREALESDPAVGAVGGRIVNLEGRLQEAGSFVWGDGTPQGYGRGDSPLRRNYLFRRETDYCSGAFLLTYAALFREMGGLDEVFAPAYFEEADYCLRLWERGRRVLYEPEAVVLHWEFGSSDAKSASGLMERNRQLFVERHRSFLEGRPPPRPGPLLAPIAPRARVRLLYVDDRVPRPELGAGYPRANAIVRELVGWGAQVTLFPMSGAWEDWEEIYWNLPREVEVLRGMDASVLQSHLEARAGAYDLAWISRPYNMARLSAIDGRKRLLAGSRLVYDAEAVFALREIRQAEIVQGRAVPGAEERRRIGQEIAWARSADRVVAVSEEEAQEFRRRGIDQVRVIGHALPPAPTRASFAERKDFLLVGAVRDWQGPNGDALLWFAQKVFPKVREGLAAAPPRLVVVGDGSDSPELLRRLGPGTVGIGTVADLTPYYERARVFVAPTRFAAGIPMKAHEAAARGVPMVASSLIAHQLGWRTGEELLSAPVEDEEAFAAACRNLYTDPLLWERVRAGALASVTRDCDPKRFREAIQALLDELAAPKLPR; from the coding sequence ATGAAATCCCGCGCCGTGCTCGTCTTAGGCATGCACCGCTGTGGGACCAGCGCCCTGACCCGCTGTCTTGGCCTTCTGGGTGTCGAGCTCGGTTCGGAGCTCATCGAGCCGGCTGCGGACAATCCGACCGGCTTTTGGGAGGACGGGAGGTTTCTCTCGATCAATCAGCGGTTGACCCAGCTCTTGGGAGAGGAGGGTCGCTGGTGGGAGTATCTTTTGCCTCCGGAAGTTCCCCTCTCTTCCTCTGGGGTCCGCTCCTTGATCGCCGAGGCGGTCGAAGAGATCGAGCGGAGGTTTGCCCCCTTCCCCCTGTGGGCCCTCAAGGATCCAAGGACCCTGCGGGTGCTTCCGTTTTGGGAGGAGGTGCTCCACCAAGCGGGGGTTGGGGGGGAGGTGGTCCTCGCCGTCCGCCATCCGCTCGCCTGCGCGCACTCGCTTTTGCGGCGCGACGGCATCCCAGAGGACCGCTCCCTGCTGCTCTGGACGAGCCAATATCTTGCGCATTGGCCGCGGCTTGCGGCGAGACCCTTTCTGGCGGTCGATTACGACCGGGTCCTGGAAGAGCCGGAGCGGGAGCTGCGACGGCTCTGCGGCCGGCTGGGATTGCCCTGGTCCAAGGCGGCGCTGGCGGAGGCGCGCACATTCCTCCAGCCCGAGCTCCGGCATAGCCGTTTTGTCCTCCGGGATCTGAGGGAGCGGCCCGATGTTCCCCCTCTGGTCGTGGAGACCTTCGAGGCGCTCGAGGAGCTTTGCGTCCATCCGGAGGCCAAGACGGCTTCCGCCCGGATGGCAGCGCTGCATGCCGAGTTTGGGCGAATGGTTCCGCTCCTGCGCACTCTCGATGGGGAGATGAGCGTCGCGCGCCGGTCGAGGCAGGAGCTCTCAGCCGTGCGTGGGCTCGTAGAGGCGCGCGACCGGGAGCTCGCCCAATTGCACGAGGAGCGGACGGAAGCGGGGAGCTGGCGATGGCTCGACCGGCTGCGGGGGGAGCGATCCTTTCGCGGGTGCCCCAAGCCGCGATGGGCTCCTCCGCTCGCGCTTCGCCAACGAAATGGTGAGAGGAGGTCGGCGGCGCAGGAGGTTGCGCACGGAGACGCGGGCGGGCGAAGGGAAATAGCTTCCGGCGGCGCTCTCTTGGGGCTCTTGCCCTGGCATCCCCTCGCAGCGGAACGCCCCCTCTTCCGTTCCGGGCTCTCGAGCTGGACGGAGCACATCCCCTTTGCGTTCTGGCTGGTGGCGGCTCTTCGGCCGAAGGTCGTGGTCGAGGTCGGGACGACGAGTGGGGATTCCTATCTGGCGTTCTGCCAGGCGATCGAGGCCCTTTCCCTGCCCGCTCGGGCTCATGCGGTCGATGCCTCGAACGAAGAGGAGGGGAGGTGTGGAGGTGGCTGTGATGAGGAGCTCAAGCGATGTCACGACGAGCGCTACGGCCGCTTCTCGCGCCTGCTCTGGATCCAATCTGATGGGGCCGTCTCCTTCTTCTCGGAGGGGAGCATCGACCTCCTCCATCTTGCCGGTTGCCCCCGCTACGAGGTGATGCGGGAGGAATTTTCCCGCTGGCGACCCAAGGTGAGCCGGGGCGGGGTCGTCCTGCTTCCCGGCGTGACGGAATGGCGCAACGGCTGCGGCGTCTGGCGGCTTTGGAACGAGCTGCGGGAGGTTTACCCCTCCTTTCTCTTTCCTCATGCCGGCGGACTCGGGGTGCTGCGGATCGGCCCGGAGGCTCCGGAGGCCATTCGGAGGCTGGTCACTCTTTCCGGCAGCCGGGCCGCGCGGGTGCGCCGGTGCTTTGAGCAGTTGGGGAAGGAGGTCGCCTCCGGATCGGCCGGAGGGGCGGAGCCGCGGGAGCGCGGCCGGGGCTCTTTGGAGCCAAAAAGCCCGCGGGACGAGACCCTCGCAGAGCCCGCATTGATTCTTGAGGCGATTCGAAGAGATCCAGCATGGCGGCTTCTCAGGGGGATGCGCATGCTCTCCCGGCGCTCGGGAGAGCTCTTGACCCGGGCGCATGCGCTCGCCCACGACTTGGCCGACGAAGGGCTGCCGAGCTCCAGCCGGTGGCAAGCGCTGGCGGCGCTCGAGCCGGCGGTGAAAAGCCTTGCGAGCTCTCGGAGCTTTCGGATCTTCGCCGACTTGGCAACGACCTCCCGCCGCTTCGTTCGCGGGGATCGGGAAGGGGTCGCGGCCCAGCTGCGGGACGCCTTGCGGATGAGCTTCCCGGTGCTCCTGCCCGCAGCGGGAGCCGGGGAAGTGCTTCCGTGGCGGGACAGCCTCGGCTTCCCCTTGGGGGTCGGCGGAGAAAAGGGGGCGGTGCTCGAGCGGTATCGGGCCGCCTTGGACGGGTTTCTACAGCGGGGCGATCGGCTAGCGCTGCCTTTGGCCGCGGAGCCGGAGATCTCGATCGTGCTGGTGCTCTTCAATCAAGCGGAGCTGACCTATGCCTGCCTGCGTTCCCTGGCGATCCATCTGGCCCTTCCGGTTGAGGTGATCCTGGTCGATAACGCCTCCACCGACCGGACGGGGGAGCTTCTCCAGCGGGTCAAGGGGGTCCGGCTGCTCCGCAACGGGGAAAACCTCCACTTTCTGCGGGCGGCCAATCAGGGAGCGGCTGCCGCCCGCGGGCGCCTGCTGCTCTTCTTGAACAACGATGCGCAAATTCTTCCGGAGACCGTCGAAGCCGCTCGGGAGGCGCTCGAAAGCGATCCCGCCGTCGGTGCGGTGGGAGGCCGGATCGTCAACCTCGAGGGGCGGCTTCAGGAAGCAGGATCGTTTGTCTGGGGCGATGGGACGCCGCAAGGCTACGGGCGGGGGGATAGCCCGCTGCGGAGGAACTACCTCTTCCGGCGGGAGACCGATTACTGCTCCGGGGCCTTTCTCCTGACCTATGCTGCGCTCTTCCGCGAGATGGGTGGATTGGACGAAGTCTTTGCCCCCGCCTATTTCGAAGAGGCGGACTACTGCCTCCGCCTTTGGGAGAGGGGCAGGCGAGTGCTCTATGAGCCAGAGGCGGTCGTCCTCCACTGGGAGTTTGGAAGCTCGGATGCCAAGAGCGCCTCGGGGCTGATGGAACGGAATCGCCAGCTTTTCGTGGAGCGTCATCGTTCCTTCCTGGAGGGGCGGCCACCCCCTCGGCCGGGTCCGCTTCTGGCGCCGATCGCTCCGCGCGCCCGGGTCCGGCTTCTCTATGTCGACGACCGGGTGCCCCGACCGGAGCTCGGGGCGGGCTATCCGCGGGCCAACGCCATCGTGCGGGAGCTGGTCGGCTGGGGCGCGCAGGTCACCCTCTTCCCGATGAGCGGAGCCTGGGAGGATTGGGAGGAGATCTACTGGAATCTGCCTCGGGAGGTCGAGGTGCTTCGGGGGATGGACGCCTCTGTCCTCCAATCCCACCTGGAAGCTCGGGCCGGCGCGTACGACCTGGCCTGGATTTCCCGACCCTACAATATGGCCCGGCTTTCCGCGATCGACGGAAGGAAGAGGCTTCTGGCCGGGTCGCGGCTGGTGTACGATGCCGAGGCCGTCTTCGCGCTTCGGGAGATTCGGCAAGCCGAGATCGTGCAGGGAAGAGCTGTGCCGGGAGCGGAGGAGCGGCGGCGGATCGGCCAGGAAATTGCCTGGGCTCGGAGCGCCGACCGGGTCGTGGCGGTGTCGGAGGAGGAGGCCCAGGAGTTCCGGCGGCGGGGCATCGACCAAGTTCGGGTAATTGGCCATGCGCTCCCGCCCGCGCCGACGAGAGCCTCCTTCGCGGAGCGGAAGGATTTCCTCTTGGTGGGAGCGGTTCGCGACTGGCAGGGCCCCAACGGCGATGCCCTCCTCTGGTTTGCCCAGAAGGTGTTCCCGAAGGTTCGGGAAGGATTGGCGGCGGCTCCCCCCAGGCTCGTCGTGGTCGGCGACGGGAGCGATTCCCCGGAGCTGCTGCGTCGTCTCGGTCCGGGGACGGTGGGGATCGGGACCGTGGCCGACTTGACTCCCTACTACGAGCGGGCTCGCGTCTTCGTGGCGCCGACCCGGTTTGCCGCGGGCATCCCGATGAAGGCGCACGAGGCGGCCGCACGGGGGGTACCGATGGTCGCGAGCTCGCTCATCGCTCATCAGCTCGGCTGGAGGACGGGGGAGGAGCTCCTGAGCGCCCCGGTGGAGGACGAGGAGGCCTTTGCCGCAGCGTGCCGGAACCTCTACACCGATCCCCTGCTCTGGGAGCGGGTGCGGGCCGGGGCGCTTGCTTCCGTAACTCGGGATTGCGATCCCAAGCGGTTCAGGGAAGCCATTCAGGCGCTGCTCGACGAGCTGGCCGCACCGAAGCTGCCGCGCTAA
- a CDS encoding FkbM family methyltransferase — translation MAWISYAENFEDVVLRRALADLPLGFYVDVGAGDPVTDSVTKHFYDNGWRGINLEPDPHFWQKLATARPRDINLPVAAGARRGKLPFWQISGSGLSTVREEYALEHRKRLGAVFQPVSVVVRTLDEIVEEHRIDTIHFLKIDCEGAEADALRGFAFQVVRPWIILVEATKPNSQEPSHEEWEPLLLAKDYLFAYFDGLNRFYVAKERSALRERLALPPNVFDEFTAYSQVEELRTLRDQVKQLQRYNEQLQREVDRLHRKREREPLRRIERALRTTFARREETAEGSIQTFTNGTEARPAPPEPSCGPLEVLRLSGIQGLRGRVEEIRRIVVLQLDHIGDFLNRIAASEMLRRSWPNAEITLLCGPWNVPLAQRLGFFQQIIPFAFFPERSGEWRGPNLSAGEQLATLTRSLGEFDLAVDLRTDPDTRFLLSHVPAKLRAGFAAAGADVVLDIALPNGEMSGNEHAPTHRRSSALLLIEAIRAALQDPCSCLPDFLRGTAAVGGMPRLIAVAPGCGDPLRAWPLEHFSRLCTLLTTEHDCPLLLVGGRAEREASEALLRNLSPSRCRNLVGQVSLEEIPSLLASAQVFVGNDSGLGHIAAALGIPTVIVFSGVVDWRMAHPVGNRVSLLHIPISCSPCYATHCPHAKACLTGIEPQAVVQEVLFWLEQEGGAGAKGRPQEAEKVVR, via the coding sequence ATGGCCTGGATTTCCTACGCGGAGAACTTCGAGGACGTCGTCCTCCGAAGGGCGCTTGCCGACCTTCCGCTCGGCTTCTACGTTGACGTCGGGGCCGGAGACCCGGTAACCGACTCGGTCACCAAGCATTTCTACGACAATGGGTGGAGGGGGATCAACCTCGAGCCCGACCCTCACTTTTGGCAAAAGCTGGCGACCGCAAGGCCGCGCGACATCAATCTCCCGGTGGCGGCCGGAGCCCGGCGCGGGAAGCTCCCGTTCTGGCAGATCTCCGGATCCGGCTTGAGCACGGTTCGCGAGGAGTATGCTCTTGAGCACCGGAAGCGACTCGGCGCCGTTTTTCAGCCCGTAAGCGTTGTCGTCCGGACGCTCGACGAGATCGTCGAGGAGCACCGGATCGACACGATCCACTTCCTCAAGATCGACTGCGAGGGAGCGGAAGCCGACGCATTGCGGGGGTTTGCCTTCCAGGTCGTTCGTCCCTGGATCATCCTTGTGGAAGCCACGAAGCCGAACAGCCAGGAACCTTCCCACGAGGAGTGGGAGCCTCTCCTGCTGGCCAAGGATTATCTCTTTGCCTACTTCGACGGCCTCAACCGGTTCTACGTGGCGAAGGAGCGAAGCGCCCTCCGGGAACGGCTCGCTCTTCCGCCCAACGTCTTCGACGAGTTCACGGCATATTCGCAGGTAGAGGAGCTCCGCACGCTCCGAGATCAGGTCAAGCAGCTTCAGCGGTATAACGAGCAACTCCAACGGGAAGTCGACCGGCTGCATCGGAAACGGGAGCGCGAGCCGCTGCGCCGAATCGAGCGGGCGCTGCGCACGACCTTCGCACGCCGGGAAGAGACGGCGGAGGGATCGATCCAGACCTTTACCAACGGAACGGAGGCGAGACCCGCGCCGCCCGAGCCAAGCTGCGGCCCCCTCGAGGTCCTCCGCCTCTCGGGAATCCAAGGACTTCGCGGGCGCGTGGAGGAGATCCGGCGGATCGTGGTCCTCCAGCTCGATCACATCGGGGACTTCCTCAACCGGATAGCAGCCAGCGAGATGCTCCGCCGCTCCTGGCCAAATGCGGAAATTACCCTGCTCTGCGGCCCGTGGAACGTTCCCCTGGCACAGAGGCTCGGCTTCTTCCAGCAGATCATCCCGTTCGCCTTCTTCCCCGAGCGCTCCGGAGAGTGGCGGGGGCCCAACCTCTCGGCGGGAGAGCAGCTTGCAACGCTCACCCGCTCGCTGGGTGAGTTCGACCTGGCCGTTGACCTGCGGACCGACCCCGATACCCGCTTCCTGCTCTCCCATGTCCCGGCCAAGCTTCGCGCGGGCTTTGCCGCCGCCGGGGCCGACGTCGTCCTCGATATCGCACTCCCGAACGGAGAGATGTCCGGGAACGAACACGCACCAACCCATCGTCGCTCCTCCGCACTGCTCCTCATCGAAGCCATTCGCGCGGCCCTCCAGGACCCCTGCTCTTGCCTGCCGGATTTTCTGCGAGGGACGGCCGCAGTCGGGGGCATGCCCCGGCTCATCGCCGTTGCTCCCGGCTGCGGAGACCCGCTCCGGGCATGGCCACTCGAGCATTTCTCCCGCCTCTGCACCCTCTTGACGACCGAACACGATTGCCCCCTCCTGCTCGTTGGTGGCCGCGCGGAACGCGAGGCATCCGAAGCCCTCCTCCGCAACCTTTCCCCTTCGCGCTGTCGGAACCTGGTCGGGCAGGTTTCCTTGGAAGAGATCCCGAGCCTCCTCGCCTCTGCTCAGGTCTTCGTCGGAAACGATTCGGGATTGGGCCACATCGCCGCAGCACTCGGGATTCCCACCGTGATCGTTTTTTCAGGAGTCGTCGACTGGAGGATGGCCCATCCGGTCGGCAACCGGGTGAGCCTGCTCCACATTCCGATCTCCTGTTCCCCCTGTTATGCAACCCACTGTCCGCACGCCAAGGCCTGCTTGACCGGAATCGAGCCGCAGGCCGTGGTCCAGGAGGTGCTCTTCTGGCTGGAGCAGGAAGGGGGAGCCGGAGCGAAGGGCAGGCCGCAAGAAGCGGAGAAGGTTGTCCGATAA
- a CDS encoding tetratricopeptide repeat protein: MDRRLLAPAYRRSLPLLLALFAPLLPLERSSGSPSPAPSSANRALEQKLALLREEARATPRSAQGWRRLGEALLLAGRPTEAIPPLRKAASIESRRGDAWLRLGRAYAAAGYRKRALAAYRRSVKLSPTDPAAWFALGTEEEHLNHPAQALPAFEKICRLAPSGIAWFNLGVVSAELNRFPEAVTAYRKALALEPGNVEAWNNLGVACEKLGRRREALQAYSKAFLLQPNNPTVLQNITRVGAQLRSSPQAASLPVRRAQPVARSKSVTQLP, translated from the coding sequence ATGGACCGCCGCCTCTTGGCCCCCGCCTACCGGCGGAGCCTGCCGCTGCTTCTGGCCCTCTTCGCTCCCCTGCTCCCCCTCGAGCGGAGTTCGGGCTCCCCCTCCCCGGCCCCCTCCAGCGCAAACCGTGCCCTCGAGCAGAAGCTCGCGCTGCTCCGTGAGGAGGCGCGAGCGACCCCACGCTCGGCGCAAGGCTGGCGTCGGCTGGGCGAAGCCCTCCTTCTCGCCGGCAGGCCCACGGAGGCCATCCCGCCTCTCCGCAAGGCGGCCTCGATCGAGAGCCGCAGAGGCGATGCCTGGCTGCGGCTCGGCCGTGCCTACGCCGCCGCCGGATATCGCAAGCGTGCCCTCGCGGCCTACCGGCGCTCCGTGAAGCTGAGCCCGACCGATCCGGCCGCCTGGTTCGCTCTCGGGACCGAAGAAGAGCATCTCAACCACCCCGCCCAGGCGCTCCCGGCATTTGAAAAGATCTGCCGCTTGGCACCAAGCGGCATCGCCTGGTTCAACCTCGGCGTCGTTTCCGCCGAGCTCAACCGTTTCCCGGAAGCGGTCACGGCCTACCGGAAGGCGCTCGCACTGGAGCCCGGCAATGTCGAGGCGTGGAACAACCTGGGAGTCGCTTGCGAGAAGCTCGGCCGCCGCCGGGAGGCGCTGCAGGCGTACAGCAAGGCCTTCCTCCTCCAGCCGAACAACCCCACGGTCCTTCAGAACATCACCCGCGTCGGCGCCCAGCTCCGCTCCTCCCCCCAGGCCGCCTCCCTTCCCGTCCGAAGAGCGCAACCGGTCGCTCGTTCGAAGAGCGTGACGCAGTTGCCGTAG